The genomic region GAGCAAAGGCCAGGTGGCTGGAATAGAAAAGATTTTATCAAGAAAGCTGACTTTCTTTTCTGGTAGCTATGATTAGCATTCAGGTCTCATTAATCTGGGTACAGTCTATCCCAAAGAAGAAGTTTTTGTTGAACAGGGCTCCAAAATGACGGTTCGAATCCTCGCTTTGCTTCTTACCAGCTCTTGCCCTAGAACAAACTAAGTCTATTTTTTTGCAACATAAAACTCAGTCCCAGCATAACGGCACTGCTTCTGGTTTTGTTTCATAACAGTTCCTCCTATATCTGCGATCAGGGTCCAACCTTGTCACTtacaagtcagtcagtcagttcatttgctcagttgtgtctgattcttcgtgaccccaaggaccacagcctgtcaggcctccctgtccatcaccaacacccagagtttactcaaacgcatgtccattgagtcagtgatgccatccaaccatctcatcctctgtcgtccccttctcccgccttcaatcttgtccaacatcagggtcatttccaatgagtcagctctttgcatcaggtggccaaagtattggagtttcagcttcaccatcagtccttccaatgaatattcaggactgatttcctttaggatggactggttggatattcttgcagtccaagggattcttaagagttttctccaacaccatagttcaaaagcatcaattcttcagcactcagctttttttatagtccaagtctcacatccatacatgactactggaaaaaccatagtcttgactagacggacctttgttggcaaagtaacatctctgatttttaatatgctgtctaggttggtcataactttgctcccaaggagtaagcgtcttttaatttcatgactgcagtcaccatctgcaatggttttggaaaccaaaaaaattaagtttgccagtttccactgtttctccatctatttgccatgaagtgatgggaccggatgccatgatcttagttttctgcgtgttgcgctttaagccaactttttcactctcctctttcactttcatcaagaggctctttaattcttcttcagtttctgccataagggtggtgtcattgcatatctgacgttattgatctttctcctggcaagCTTACCAGGTACCTGGCCCTTTAAGGCCCTCCTCCCGGAGCTAGGAGAGCGGAGGCGGGCTTCTGTGTCTCTAAGGAAATGCGCTTCGCCCAGCTTCCAaaattgacaggcaaattctgaAACGTGGGCAATCAACACCTGCATCTGGAGGGAAGCACGTTTCCGATTTGTTGGGAGAAGGGGCAGTCATCGACTTGAGCTCCGCCCACTCCTTGTTATGTAGGACAGCGCGAGGCTTCATCCTCAGCTCTGATTGGCGGGTGAACTCGCATTGCTTCCGAGCCCTCTCCCTCCGGCTGTCAGATCCAGGTGGGGTTCGGAAGCAGAGCGAGGCTAGCACCCCAGGAGGCTAGCACCCTCATTCTTTGATTGGCTGCGTTTCTGAGcacaagtctctctctctctctcgccctCTGATTGGCTGTTTCCTTTCAGCGCCAGGGCTGTAACGGAGGGTTTTGCCCGGGTCTTTAGCGGTGTCCCTTGTCTGCTTCCCGGCGCTGTGGCAGCGTAGACCAGGAGATGCTGAGCGAAGCTAGGAAGGGAGAGGGGTCTCCAGGCTGAGGGGAGGCCCATGCAGGGGTCTTCTTGGTCCCCTAGGGAAGCTCAttggactttcctgatggctcagtgggttaagaatccacttgccaacacaggagccatggattcaatccctggctccagaagatcccctggaggaggaaatggcaacccactccagtattcttgcctgaaaaatcccgtggacagtggagcctggcgggctggggtcgccaagagtcggacaggactgagcaactaagcacgcagcCAGTTTTAACGACGAATCTCTTCCTTCCACTGCCCCCTACAGGCCTCCGACTGTCAAAGTCCCAAGATTCGATCTTCAGGGCCTTCCTAGCCCACGGGGCTCAAGGATTCCCTTAAGTTTCTTCCGTCCCTCTTCCTGCAGGAGACCTTTGGGcgccttcttctctccctcccttgagCCTTACCAACTCGTTCAACACCTCCAACTTAGCAGCCCTTCCGGTCTTGGGGTTTTCCTCTATCCTCAGAAATGGCCGGGATGCTTGGCAAGAGGTTACTGGAGTGAGACTGAGTTTAGGGGTCAGATTTGTGGGCTGAAGTCTGTGCTGGAGTGAGTGCCCCTGGGTTTATGTGGCTTTcatgattgctttttttttttttctaagatttttaaatgttattttcaaaaaattatttggctgtgctgggtcttagttgtggcatttgggatctttggtacagcatgtgggttctagttccctgaccagggatgggaggtggaggcttagccactggaccaccagagaaatctccATGATTGCTTTTTGTATTGCTTGGTAGTCAGGATTTGCCAGAAAAGTCTGCTGAAGTGGCAGTGGGAGTCTGGAGGTGAAGGGCCCCAGAAAGGGAGATCACTGAGATATTTGCATTAAATCATTTAAACTCtcacaatcttttaaaaagtgctcAAAACATTTTGCATTTGTATTATTTACCTTCTTTCAAGTAcagtaaaattcactctttttggTGTGCAGTTCCAAGTTTTGACAGATGCATAGAGCTGTGTAACTGTCACTGGTAACaagatcatgttttttttttcattcctccaAATGCTCTTGTGCCACCTCTTTGTCATaataaccttttttaaaaagttttcatcaGTTATTTATTGAAAATTCACTAAAAACTTAATCCCAGAATCATACTATATGTTGGaggaatttattttatataggtTATAATCATGCTTACTTGAAGGGCTAGATGAACTTGACCTTATACATTTCACATAAAAGTTTAGTTACTCCAAGTCCTCTTATTGTctttagaaagtttttttttattttattcaagtatggttcatttacaatgttgtgtttaatttctgctgtacaataaagtGACTCATacgtatatgtattctttttcatattctttcccatatatatataactgaatcactgtgatttaacacaacattgtaaaccaactatactgtaattttaaaaaaatttttgtttaaaggtGCCTACCATTCCAAaagaagaagcagaagaaaaaggaaagcaactaaacaacaacaacagacttTTCCTAACTAAAGGCTAGCTTTCTTAGGCCTAGCAAGGCAACGACTCCATTCTAACTGAAATCAGTCATAggcaatacagaaaaaaaatgggcaTGACTGCactccaataaagctttatttagggacactgaaatttgaatctcAAGTCATTTCCATGCATCATAAAACatccttcttttgatttttttttcccccttgaaccctttaaaatgtaaaaaacactCTCGGCTCACAGGTGCCATCAAAGCCCGAAGCGGCCCAGACTTGACCCATGAGGTTGTCTGGGCGACCTCACAAACAGGAGTGCCTCATCCTCTCTAAAGACCCTCCCAGCCCTTGAGAAACTGAGACTGTGAGTAATCAgctggggcggggcctgggcttCTCCCAGGAAAAGCTTTTGCTTGCTCAGAAGAGTGTATTTGGAGAAGtaagggcaggaggacaagggggcaacagaggatgagatgattggatggcatcactgactcaatggacatgagtccgagaaaactccagaagatggtgaaggacacagaagcctggagggctacagtccatggcgtcgcaaagagttggacacaactgagcgattgaacaacaactctGGAGACATCAATCAAGCTGCTCCAAAATGCTAGGGTCTGGGATGGGATGACCCATCCTCGGAggattagagagagagagagagagagaccacccTCTGTTCTCTTCCCAATTGTCCTGCCTCTCTCCCTGGCCTGGATCCAAGTCCTCTGGCCCAGTAGACCCTCAGTGGAACTGGATTTCAGCGTACTCTGGGTGTGTGCCCTTGGGTCTCTGGGTCTCCCATGGTCTGAGGCCTGGGAAGTTGAGGACAGCGTAATGGAGCTCCTCTTGGTTGTTCTCTGCTTCTGAGGCTTGTGGGGATGATTTGGGTCCTGGACAGTTGTGGGAGACGAGATGGAGCTCCTTCTGGTTCTTTCTGGCTTCCGGGGAGTGACCATCTGGAGGAGGCTGGGAAGGACTGCTTGGTTTGGCTTTCTGTTTCTGAGCATAAAGGGGGGGTGGTGGAAATgatcatccttccttccttccttccttcaacaaATACTTGAGTGCCTGCCCAGTGCCAGGTACTAATTAAGGAGCTGGGATCACATTAGGCAGTGAAACAAAGATTCTGCCCTCCCTGAGCTCGCCTCTTGTCTCAGGACAGGAACAAACTATAAACAgaagtctgttgtttaagcctccAGCCTGTGGCTCTTTGCTACGGCCGCCCTAGTGAACTGACTAATGCAGGCAGATTGGTGTGAGGACCACCATAAAACACAGAAGTGCTTCTTCAACACATACATCTCCCTCCCACATCCAAAACCTCTCTTCTCATTATCCTTCCATCCCGGATCCCTCACAACTACTAAACTGTCCTCTATCTCTACAATCATAACATTGGAGAGTGTTTTACATGTGGGATCCCATGTAGATGACCATTtgaaattggctttttttttttctcttggtccCTAAGCTCTATCCAACCAAGGTGGGGAGAAGTGGTTTGGATAGATTTGGGAAGAGATGTGCTGATGGATCGATGTGGGAGGATAAAAAAGAGAGGGGTAAGAAGTGACTTTAAGGCTAGAGGCTTGTACTTccaagtagctcagttggtaaagagtctgcctgcaatgcaggaggcccgggttcaatccctaggtcaggtagtaccctggagaaggaaatggcaacccactccagtactcttgcctggagaattccaaggacagaggagcctggtgggctacagtccatgagatcacaaagagttggacatgactgtgggaCAGCCTTCAGGGCTGGAGGCTTGGGCCATTAGGCCAATGTGGGCTCTTTGCTGAGATGCagagggtggaggagaagggaattaaGTGGTACTTAGTCACGAGTTTGATTTTGGACAGGGAAAGTTTGAAATGACTGTTAAACATCAGAATAGACGCTGCCTAGAGAGTTGGCTGTGAGTCTAGAATTGAGGAACGAGTTTGGGAAATGTAAATTTTAGAGTCGTCAGCATCTACATGTTCTCTCCTGAAAATATCCAGCATTTACCCAACACTTATTAGGTACTTGGTACTCAATGTTTTATGGGTAGAAAATGAGCGTATCAAGCACCCAGAATAAGCTTAAATGGTCTGTACTACTATTATCCCCTTTTTACAGTTAAATTAAGGCACggagaagttaagtgactcaTCCCAGAATACACAGCGTGCAAAGCAGGAAGGAACCTCGGCAGGCTGACTTCAGAGCCCTGCCCTTAATCATCACTAGGACATACATCCCTCAGTGATATTAATCATTGTGACATTCATTGTACTTAGTCATGTCGTTGGTAGTGGTGATAGGGAAATAGCTGCCATCTACTAAGCAATAGCATGTGTTGTAATCCTCAAACCGGCTCTCAAGGAGGAAGCAACAGAGGCTCAGCAGGAGGGAGGGATATGGTCAAGGTCTCCTAGAAGTTACGTGCCAGAATCAGGGTTTGAGTCCAACACCCGGGCCTCTTCCACTGTGAGGAAAGTCGGGGACGGGGCTGGGGAGCAGTGCATACAGGAGTCAGAGCAGGGGACCAGGAGGCAGCGACTTGGGAGCACTCACCAGGGGGCTGGCCTTAGGGATCACGTTGATGTAATCCAGGATCGTGCTCCTGCGTGAGAACCTGGACCGCGGAGCCTTTccgggggccggggccggggtcgGGACCTCTGCCTGGGTCCATTTCTTCCTCAGAGCCCTCACGCTGAGGAAACATCCCGCCGCCGCCTTGGTGTGCGCCCGGGTCCCGCCCCTTTCCCGGGGTACCCCAGATTCCACGCCCCATCGCTTCCCCCCCTCCCCTCGCTCCTAACTCACAGGATCAGGATgaagcagaggaagaggagggtggTGACGCCAGTCCCTAGAGAGACTCCGCTGGAGAACGCTCTGGAGGCGAGTCCCTTCTCATCTGCATGGGAAACGGTCAGCCGTTTCTGAGCCCGTCCCATCCACGTGGGTCCTCATGTCCCGCCCGCCACTAGGCGCTCAGTCTTGTGGCTCCCATGCCAGAGGCTTCCCCTGCAGCCCCTTCCCATCGACTTCTTGGAAATTCCACTACACCCCATGCCCAGATGTCAGGCTTTCCGATTTAAATTTCCCCTCTGCatcccaaggggcttccctggtggctcagacggtaaagaatccgcccgcaatgcgggagacctgggttcgatccctgggtggggaagaccccctggagaaggaaatggcaacccacaccagtattcgtgcctggagaatcccatggacagaggagcctggtgggctatacattccatggggttgccgagtcggacaggactgagggactaacgcGCCGGCATGTCCccgccctcccccagctcctgatCCAACCACAAGAGCCAGCCCCGGTCCCTCTCAGCCCCTGCCTCCCCCCCTGACCTGGCAGCAGCAGGACAGACCCGCTCTGGGCCCCGTGGGCGTTCAGGGCCTCGCAGCTGAGTCTGAGGCCGGAGCTGAGCCCCTCGCGGAGGCTCAGGGAACCGTTGGCCCAGGGCCCGGCGGAGCCGGAGCTGACCTCGAAGGAGGCGTTGCTGAACTCCCCCTCCAGCAGCCCCTCCCCGAGCCGCCAGCGCAGGGAGGGGGCCGGCCGGGCTCGGGAGGAGCAGCTGCAGCGCAGACCCTCGTCCTCCTGGGAGCAGGAGGGGCCCAGCAGCTGCGGGGGAGCTGTGGGGAGAGATGGGAGGGATCAGGGgcgcctctcccctccctggaacCCCAGCATCCTGTTCCCAGGGCCCCCCATACTCACAGACCACGGAGAGGCTCAGGGAGATATTTTGGGAGCCCAGCGGGTTCTGAGCCCGGCAGGTGAACTCCCCTTCCTGCTCTGTTTGTATCTGAGGCAGCTCCAGGACCCCGGGGTCTGAGGGCTGGGAGGGGCTCACAGTCCGTCCCCGTTGGGTCCAGCTCAGCTGGGCGGGGGGGTTGCCATGAGCAACACAGAGGAGACGCAGGCTTTGGCCCTCCAGGACCCGAAGAGATGCGCCGCTCTCCAagttttccagggctagggagagAAGAGGCAGGATGGATGAAGAGAGGAGGGCCCAGGAACCCTCCTGCCTGCTGCTATGCCAGACGTCCGTGCCCCAGTGTGGCACCCAGAAGCCCCGGCTCCTCTGATGCCCTTCCGTACCTGTGTGGTTTGCTCGCGAGACCACCACTTTCAGGTTCTCCGGGGCATCTGAAACAGAGACGGGGGTGCTTGGCTCTAAGCGCAGGGGTTTCCTTCTGGGCCAAGTGAACGTCCCCCCGGGAtgaagggctgggaggggaggagggctgaATCACCCTCTAAGTGATTCTCCGAAGAGGAACCCAAGGGACCTGACTGGTAAGAAGGGCAGGTCCCTAAGATACAGTGAGTGTAAGATATGTAACATAAGTAGATCTTTGGTCTTCGTCCCTACTCCACGCACAGAGCTTCTAAAACTCCTGGATTTCCTGAATGGTGAGCATGATAAAGGTGCCTTGTTATTTATAACAAACCCCTTTCCACCATTCCTGAGTATTCCGTTATTGAAGTGACTTTTGGAAGTGCCCAAGGCTGAGGGCTTGTTGCTGGGGGAACCGACCACGTGATTTGAGGGTTGAAACTTCTAGTCCCACCCCCCTGACCTCTGAGGAGGGGAAAGAAAGGGGACTGGAGATTGAGTTTAATCACCAATGGCTGATGATTTAATCAAAGTGTCTAtgtaatgggggcttcccaggtaactcagtggtgaagaatctgtctgctaatgcagaagacccaggtttgatccctgggtcgggaagatcccctggaggaggaagtggcaactcaccctagtattcttgcctgggaaatcccatatgtAAGGAAGCCTCCATAACCACCTCCCCAAATGGGGTAAACAGATGGAGATTTGGGGAACATGGTGcccaggaagagggcatggaagTTAGGTGCCCCTTCCCCATACCTTGCCCTAAGCActtcatctggctgttcctgagttagaGACTGTTACAATAAACTGGTAATCTAGTGAGCAAACTATTTCTCTGAGCAGCTCAAGCAAATTCATGGAACCCAAGGAGGAGATCATGGGAAACCCCAATCAATTACGGGTCGGTTGGAAGCACAGGTGACACCCTGGACTTGTGACtggcagctggggtgggggcggggctagcctggtgggctccatcccTTAACCCGCGGGGGTCTGACTGACGCTCTCTCAGGTAGACAGGATCAGGACCGAGTTGAGCTGTAGGACAGCCCACTGATGTGGGAGAGTTGCTCGGTGGTGTGGGGAAAATCCCGGCGCtcccccgcaccccccccccccccccccccgctccccACTCCCCGATCCTCCCGTCAGAGCTGGAAGCAGCATCTTTAATTCCGTAGGCCTGGGGTTCCAGGTCCCTGCGGAGCCCTGGgactctgcccccagcccctgtgcCCCAGTCCATCCCCTGCCGGGCACACTCACACCGCACTGAGAGGTCCAGGCTGCGGCTCAAGAAGCCAAGCCTGTTCTCAGCCCGGCAGGTGTAGCGACCCGCGTCCTCGGCCTTCACCCCGGGCAGCGCCAGCTCCAGAGTTGTGGAGCCCAAGGGGTGGGACCAGGAAAGGACTCTGTCCTGCAGGGTCCAGCTCAGCGTGGCCAGCGGCAAACTGTCCGCGGCACAGAGCAGCCGCAGGGACTGGCCTTTCTTGACTTCCAGGTGTGGGCTCTCTCCCCTGGGCTCCAGAGCtgcagggagagaaaaagaaacaacaagaGAAAGACCGCGGGGGGAAACGCCACCCACCCTGCCCTCCTGACACCCCCAAGTGGCCCTCGGTACCTGGCTCATCGGTGTCGGAGATGCTGATAACCAGGTCTTTGGGGGCATCTGTTAAGAGTATTGGGAGTTGGCtttggggaaagtgaaagtcgctcagttgtgtccgactctttgcgatcccatggactatacagtccgtggaattctccaggccagaatactggagtgggtagcctttcccttctcggagaatcttctcaacccggggatcaaacccaggtctcccgcatcgcaggcggattctttcccagctgagccacaagggaagcccaagaatattggcgtgggtagcctatctatcccttctccagcggatcttcccgatccaggaatccaaccggggtctcctgcattgcaggtggattctttaccagttgagctgtcGGGGGAACCCGGCTTTGGGGAGGAATGATACGTTCCCCACCGCCAGAGAGCATCCCCTCAGGGAAAAGAAAGTGTGACAGTCCCCCGGGAAGACAAGCGACTCATGAGTGCCCAGGATGCGTTTGCGGACAGAGGACCGCATGGCAGCCCCCTTTCCCTCCTAAGGCCGAGCCCAGCATCGCGAGATTCCGCGCCTTCCTCCCCGCGGGCTGCCAAGAGCTGTCGGTCATTGCCCGGCTGCCTCTCTCCACCTCCCCATCCCCTGAGCCTGGAGCGCACCCTGACGTCCTTCCCGCCCCTGAAACTCACAGGCCACGCTAAGCCGGACGGTGTTCTGCGTGCTCACACCCTCTCCGGAGAAGTCCACTCTGCAGGTGAGCTCAGTGTTGTGGTCCTGGGGTCTGGGTGTGAAGGTGAGCTCTGAGAAGTATGAAGTTCTCGGGCTGGCCCCGTTGGCGGAGACGGTGTTCCCGATCCAGGAGAGAGTAGGGACGGGACATTCGTCAAAGATCCAGTTAAATGCACAGAAGAGCGTCACCTGGTGCCCGGGCTGCAAGATCTCGGGGACATAGATCGCCGGCTTCTGTGTCAGGGCTGGGATGGACCGAGAGAGGGTGGGATGTCAGCCCCGGATTGGGGGGGTACTCTGGGGGGTCACCCATGGTCTGTTCTCTACAGCTCCTCCCCAGTgtgggaaggtgggggaggggttcCCCCCACCCGCCCCATTCCAGCTCCAGCCAGTTCCATACCTGTCACCTGCAGATAGAACTTGTATTCCATGAAATTATATTTCACATAATCGCCTCTCTCGAACCGGAAGAAGTACAGTGAGCTGTCCTCCAGGCGAGCCTCTCTGATGAGCAAGGAGCAGCTCTCGCTGGGATTGCCAAGGAGCTGGAATCGGCCCCAGGTGTCTGTGTCCACATCCTGACCTGGCTTGTTGGTGGCCACTGGCAGACTGGGCCTGGGGGTCTGGTCTCTGAACCAGAAGCCGTAAGCTGGGGTGGTGGGAATCCATCCTCTGGAGGGGTAGAAGATGGAGCAGGGCACGACCACACACAGGCCTTCTTGCACTATCACAGACTCCTGCACCTGCAGCTTGAATAAGTCCAGAGCCTGCGACCCTATGGGAGAGACAGAGGTTCAAGCTGCaagcccagccccgacccccAACCCGGGCCCCTCCTGGCCACCCGCATCCACTCACCGCCCCACAGCATGGCCAAGAACAGCGGCAGCAACATCTCAGGCACTTGGACGTTCCTGGGACACACTCATTCCCCAGACGCTTTGACGGGCAGTGGGCAAGGGCAGAAGGCGGAAGCTGAGCCCCGGGGAACTGATGCATGAAA from Muntiacus reevesi chromosome 2, mMunRee1.1, whole genome shotgun sequence harbors:
- the SIGLEC10 gene encoding sialic acid-binding Ig-like lectin 10 isoform X8, whose protein sequence is MLLPLFLAMLWGGSQALDLFKLQVQESVIVQEGLCVVVPCSIFYPSRGWIPTTPAYGFWFRDQTPRPSLPVATNKPGQDVDTDTWGRFQLLGNPSESCSLLIREARLEDSSLYFFRFERGDYVKYNFMEYKFYLQVTELTFTPRPQDHNTELTCRVDFSGEGVSTQNTVRLSVAYAPKDLVISISDTDEPDAPENLKVVVSRANHTALENLESGASLRVLEGQSLRLLCVAHGNPPAQLSWTQRGRTVSPSQPSDPGVLELPQIQTEQEGEFTCRAQNPLGSQNISLSLSVVYEKGLASRAFSSGVSLGTGVTTLLFLCFILILVRALRKKWTQAEAPRSRFSRRSTILDYINVIPKASPLVKARKQKAKPSSPSQPPPDGHSPEARKNQKELHLVSHNCPGPKSSPQASEAENNQEELHYAVLNFPGLRPWETQRPKGTHPEYAEIQFH
- the SIGLEC10 gene encoding sialic acid-binding Ig-like lectin 10 isoform X3 — its product is MLLPLFLAMLWGGSQALDLFKLQVQESVIVQEGLCVVVPCSIFYPSRGWIPTTPAYGFWFRDQTPRPSLPVATNKPGQDVDTDTWGRFQLLGNPSESCSLLIREARLEDSSLYFFRFERGDYVKYNFMEYKFYLQVTELTFTPRPQDHNTELTCRVDFSGEGVSTQNTVRLSVAYAPKDLVISISDTDEPALEPRGESPHLEVKKGQSLRLLCAADSLPLATLSWTLQDRVLSWSHPLGSTTLELALPGVKAEDAGRYTCRAENRLGFLSRSLDLSVRYAPENLKVVVSRANHTALENLESGASLRVLEGQSLRLLCVAHGNPPAQLSWTQRGRTVSPSQPSDPGVLELPQIQTEQEGEFTCRAQNPLGSQNISLSLSVVSPPQLLGPSCSQEDEGLRCSCSSRARPAPSLRWRLGEGLLEGEFSNASFEVSSGSAGPWANGSLSLREGLSSGLRLSCEALNAHGAQSGSVLLLPDEKGLASRAFSSGVSLGTGVTTLLFLCFILILVRALRKKWTQAEAPRSRFSRRSTILDYINVIPKASPLVKARKQKAKPSSPSQPPPDGHSPEARKNQKELHLVSHNCPGPKSSPQASEAENNQEELHYAVLNFPGLRPWETQRPKGTHPEYAEIQFH
- the SIGLEC10 gene encoding sialic acid-binding Ig-like lectin 10 isoform X7, translated to MLLPLFLAMLWGGSQALDLFKLQVQESVIVQEGLCVVVPCSIFYPSRGWIPTTPAYGFWFRDQTPRPSLPVATNKPGQDVDTDTWGRFQLLGNPSESCSLLIREARLEDSSLYFFRFERGDYVKYNFMEYKFYLQVTALTQKPAIYVPEILQPGHQVTLFCAFNWIFDECPVPTLSWIGNTVSANGASPRTSYFSELTFTPRPQDHNTELTCRVDFSGEGVSTQNTVRLSVAYAPKDLVISISDTDEPDAPENLKVVVSRANHTALENLESGASLRVLEGQSLRLLCVAHGNPPAQLSWTQRGRTVSPSQPSDPGVLELPQIQTEQEGEFTCRAQNPLGSQNISLSLSVVYEKGLASRAFSSGVSLGTGVTTLLFLCFILILVRALRKKWTQAEAPRSRFSRRSTILDYINVIPKASPLVKARKQKAKPSSPSQPPPDGHSPEARKNQKELHLVSHNCPGPKSSPQASEAENNQEELHYAVLNFPGLRPWETQRPKGTHPEYAEIQFH
- the SIGLEC10 gene encoding sialic acid-binding Ig-like lectin 10 isoform X4 — protein: MLLPLFLAMLWGGSQALDLFKLQVQESVIVQEGLCVVVPCSIFYPSRGWIPTTPAYGFWFRDQTPRPSLPVATNKPGQDVDTDTWGRFQLLGNPSESCSLLIREARLEDSSLYFFRFERGDYVKYNFMEYKFYLQVTALTQKPAIYVPEILQPGHQVTLFCAFNWIFDECPVPTLSWIGNTVSANGASPRTSYFSELTFTPRPQDHNTELTCRVDFSGEGVSTQNTVRLSVAYAPKDLVISISDTDEPALEPRGESPHLEVKKGQSLRLLCAADSLPLATLSWTLQDRVLSWSHPLGSTTLELALPGVKAEDAGRYTCRAENRLGFLSRSLDLSVRYAPENLKVVVSRANHTALENLESGASLRVLEGQSLRLLCVAHGNPPAQLSWTQRGRTVSPSQPSDPGVLELPQIQTEQEGEFTCRAQNPLGSQNISLSLSVVYEKGLASRAFSSGVSLGTGVTTLLFLCFILILVRALRKKWTQAEAPRSRFSRRSTILDYINVIPKASPLVKARKQKAKPSSPSQPPPDGHSPEARKNQKELHLVSHNCPGPKSSPQASEAENNQEELHYAVLNFPGLRPWETQRPKGTHPEYAEIQFH
- the SIGLEC10 gene encoding sialic acid-binding Ig-like lectin 10 isoform X1, translated to MLLPLFLAMLWGGSQALDLFKLQVQESVIVQEGLCVVVPCSIFYPSRGWIPTTPAYGFWFRDQTPRPSLPVATNKPGQDVDTDTWGRFQLLGNPSESCSLLIREARLEDSSLYFFRFERGDYVKYNFMEYKFYLQVTALTQKPAIYVPEILQPGHQVTLFCAFNWIFDECPVPTLSWIGNTVSANGASPRTSYFSELTFTPRPQDHNTELTCRVDFSGEGVSTQNTVRLSVAYAPKDLVISISDTDEPALEPRGESPHLEVKKGQSLRLLCAADSLPLATLSWTLQDRVLSWSHPLGSTTLELALPGVKAEDAGRYTCRAENRLGFLSRSLDLSVRYAPENLKVVVSRANHTALENLESGASLRVLEGQSLRLLCVAHGNPPAQLSWTQRGRTVSPSQPSDPGVLELPQIQTEQEGEFTCRAQNPLGSQNISLSLSVVSPPQLLGPSCSQEDEGLRCSCSSRARPAPSLRWRLGEGLLEGEFSNASFEVSSGSAGPWANGSLSLREGLSSGLRLSCEALNAHGAQSGSVLLLPDEKGLASRAFSSGVSLGTGVTTLLFLCFILILVRALRKKWTQAEVPTPAPAPGKAPRSRFSRRSTILDYINVIPKASPLKQKAKPSSPSQPPPDGHSPEARKNQKELHLVSHNCPGPKSSPQASEAENNQEELHYAVLNFPGLRPWETQRPKGTHPEYAEIQFH
- the SIGLEC10 gene encoding sialic acid-binding Ig-like lectin 10 isoform X6 — protein: MLLPLFLAMLWGGSQALDLFKLQVQESVIVQEGLCVVVPCSIFYPSRGWIPTTPAYGFWFRDQTPRPSLPVATNKPGQDVDTDTWGRFQLLGNPSESCSLLIREARLEDSSLYFFRFERGDYVKYNFMEYKFYLQVTELTFTPRPQDHNTELTCRVDFSGEGVSTQNTVRLSVAYAPKDLVISISDTDEPALEPRGESPHLEVKKGQSLRLLCAADSLPLATLSWTLQDRVLSWSHPLGSTTLELALPGVKAEDAGRYTCRAENRLGFLSRSLDLSVRYAPENLKVVVSRANHTALENLESGASLRVLEGQSLRLLCVAHGNPPAQLSWTQRGRTVSPSQPSDPGVLELPQIQTEQEGEFTCRAQNPLGSQNISLSLSVVYEKGLASRAFSSGVSLGTGVTTLLFLCFILILVRALRKKWTQAEAPRSRFSRRSTILDYINVIPKASPLVKARKQKAKPSSPSQPPPDGHSPEARKNQKELHLVSHNCPGPKSSPQASEAENNQEELHYAVLNFPGLRPWETQRPKGTHPEYAEIQFH
- the SIGLEC10 gene encoding sialic acid-binding Ig-like lectin 10 isoform X2, producing MLLPLFLAMLWGGSQALDLFKLQVQESVIVQEGLCVVVPCSIFYPSRGWIPTTPAYGFWFRDQTPRPSLPVATNKPGQDVDTDTWGRFQLLGNPSESCSLLIREARLEDSSLYFFRFERGDYVKYNFMEYKFYLQVTALTQKPAIYVPEILQPGHQVTLFCAFNWIFDECPVPTLSWIGNTVSANGASPRTSYFSELTFTPRPQDHNTELTCRVDFSGEGVSTQNTVRLSVAYAPKDLVISISDTDEPALEPRGESPHLEVKKGQSLRLLCAADSLPLATLSWTLQDRVLSWSHPLGSTTLELALPGVKAEDAGRYTCRAENRLGFLSRSLDLSVRYAPENLKVVVSRANHTALENLESGASLRVLEGQSLRLLCVAHGNPPAQLSWTQRGRTVSPSQPSDPGVLELPQIQTEQEGEFTCRAQNPLGSQNISLSLSVVSPPQLLGPSCSQEDEGLRCSCSSRARPAPSLRWRLGEGLLEGEFSNASFEVSSGSAGPWANGSLSLREGLSSGLRLSCEALNAHGAQSGSVLLLPDEKGLASRAFSSGVSLGTGVTTLLFLCFILILVRALRKKWTQAEAPRSRFSRRSTILDYINVIPKASPLVKARKQKAKPSSPSQPPPDGHSPEARKNQKELHLVSHNCPGPKSSPQASEAENNQEELHYAVLNFPGLRPWETQRPKGTHPEYAEIQFH